From the genome of Pseudomonadota bacterium, one region includes:
- a CDS encoding (2Fe-2S)-binding protein — MSGKNRKKSPETHHISLLVNGHIYELDVGSGPGQIEPSHTLAHTLRETLGLTGTKISCDNGACGACTVLMDGKAVLSCMTLAIECDKKIITTIEGLKDPITGMLDPIQQAFIDHTAFQCGFCTPGIIMSAKALLTQTPSPTEEEVKEALSGNFCRCISHYQVIDAVMAVSKQTGQEK, encoded by the coding sequence ATGTCAGGAAAAAATAGAAAAAAGTCCCCTGAAACACACCACATCAGCCTCTTGGTCAATGGGCATATCTATGAACTGGACGTGGGGAGCGGCCCGGGTCAGATTGAGCCTTCACATACACTTGCTCATACGCTAAGAGAAACGCTCGGCCTTACAGGTACCAAGATATCGTGCGACAACGGGGCCTGCGGGGCCTGCACCGTTCTCATGGATGGAAAGGCAGTGCTTTCCTGCATGACTCTTGCTATTGAATGCGACAAAAAGATAATAACAACAATTGAAGGGTTGAAAGACCCTATCACGGGAATGCTCGATCCTATTCAGCAGGCTTTTATTGACCATACAGCCTTTCAATGCGGATTTTGCACACCGGGCATAATCATGAGTGCAAAGGCACTCCTGACCCAAACACCTTCCCCCACAGAAGAAGAAGTAAAGGAAGCCCTTTCTGGCAATTTTTGCCGTTGCATAAGCCATTATCAGGTTATTGATGCTGTTATGGCAGTATCAAAACAGACAGGGCAGGAAAAATGA
- a CDS encoding branched-chain amino acid ABC transporter permease yields MENREGIAQTIKQLRGRLMRARWLLPALLAFFFLAALAIHRFDLLDLYVQLILMYVGINIILTLSLNLINGYMGEFSVGHAGFMAVGAYIASWLTVRVFPIHLAAWLFPLAVFAGGLGAAMVGLIVAFPSFKTRGDYLAIVTLAFGMIVKSAIENIEALGGPRGFLGMEKLSTLPWVFFWVAMSVWAIRNLVYSNFGRGVLSIREDEIASDLMSVNTKEVKIIAFVVSSFFAGVAGALFAHVLQFINPRAFDIIKSTDILIMVYLGGIGSIAGSILGATIYTVLLEVLRPMGIWRMVFMPLMLVMLMLFRPKGIMGLKEFRWFIPVRDVFASMRWREKNGDSQ; encoded by the coding sequence GTGGAAAACCGTGAAGGCATAGCTCAAACAATTAAACAACTCCGGGGAAGGTTGATGCGTGCACGCTGGCTCCTGCCGGCGCTTCTGGCCTTTTTTTTCCTTGCCGCTCTTGCCATCCATCGTTTTGATCTCCTTGATCTTTATGTACAACTTATCCTGATGTATGTGGGCATAAATATCATCCTTACATTGAGCCTTAACCTGATAAACGGTTATATGGGAGAATTCTCCGTAGGCCATGCAGGTTTCATGGCTGTAGGCGCATATATTGCTTCCTGGCTTACAGTTAGAGTTTTTCCGATTCACTTAGCGGCATGGCTTTTTCCTCTTGCAGTTTTTGCAGGAGGTCTCGGGGCAGCCATGGTCGGATTGATAGTAGCCTTTCCGTCATTCAAAACAAGAGGCGATTACCTTGCCATCGTTACCCTCGCCTTTGGTATGATTGTCAAGTCAGCCATAGAAAATATTGAAGCCCTCGGCGGACCCAGAGGTTTTTTAGGGATGGAGAAACTGTCCACGCTGCCATGGGTATTCTTCTGGGTAGCAATGTCCGTATGGGCAATAAGGAACCTTGTTTATTCAAATTTCGGGAGAGGAGTACTCTCAATACGTGAAGACGAGATTGCAAGCGATTTGATGAGCGTTAATACAAAAGAGGTAAAAATCATCGCATTTGTTGTATCCTCTTTCTTTGCAGGGGTTGCGGGAGCCCTCTTTGCGCATGTTTTGCAATTTATCAATCCCCGTGCTTTTGATATTATTAAATCGACGGACATACTTATTATGGTATACCTTGGCGGTATCGGGTCCATTGCCGGATCAATTCTTGGAGCAACGATTTACACAGTACTGCTTGAGGTTTTGAGACCCATGGGCATATGGCGTATGGTTTTTATGCCGCTTATGCTGGTAATGCTCATGCTTTTCCGGCCAAAGGGCATTATGGGCCTCAAGGAATTCCGTTGGTTTATCCCTGTGCGCGATGTTTTTGCAAGCATGCGGTGGCGTGAAAAAAATGGGGATAGTCAATGA
- a CDS encoding branched-chain amino acid ABC transporter permease, translating to MSYILQQLINAFQLGSIYALIALGYTMVYGILTMINFAHGDLFMVGAFLCFVAAVFLKLSFVPVMLISMFGVALLGVLIERLAYKPLRQAPRVSAIITALGVGLFLENFTLALNPYPKQIPQLMSNTTWTILGLSISSLQVFIIVLSLLLMLILDLIVRKTMVGIAMRAISWDKATVPLMGVPMNLIISATFAIGASLGGAAGVMYGLAYPVIDPYMGIMIGWKAFISAVVGGIGNIRGAMIGGYILGMVEILVVAFFPSTYRDFVAFALLLVLLIFRPYGILGKPHPQKV from the coding sequence ATGTCCTATATTCTCCAGCAATTAATCAATGCATTTCAGCTCGGCAGCATCTATGCATTGATTGCTCTGGGCTATACAATGGTCTATGGAATTCTAACTATGATAAATTTTGCCCATGGCGATCTTTTCATGGTGGGAGCTTTTCTTTGTTTTGTCGCTGCGGTCTTTCTGAAACTCTCCTTTGTGCCGGTGATGTTGATATCCATGTTCGGCGTGGCCCTGCTCGGGGTTTTAATTGAACGTCTTGCCTATAAGCCCTTAAGGCAGGCACCACGTGTATCCGCAATTATTACAGCATTGGGAGTAGGGCTTTTTCTGGAAAATTTTACACTTGCTCTTAACCCTTACCCCAAACAAATACCCCAGCTTATGTCAAATACGACATGGACTATCCTCGGGTTATCAATATCTTCTCTCCAGGTGTTTATAATTGTGCTTTCGTTATTGTTGATGCTGATACTGGACCTTATTGTAAGGAAGACCATGGTTGGCATAGCCATGCGCGCCATTTCCTGGGACAAGGCAACGGTGCCTCTCATGGGGGTGCCTATGAACCTTATAATTTCTGCAACCTTTGCCATCGGCGCCAGTCTTGGCGGAGCAGCAGGTGTAATGTACGGTCTGGCATATCCGGTAATCGACCCGTATATGGGTATCATGATAGGATGGAAAGCTTTCATATCAGCCGTGGTGGGCGGTATCGGCAATATCAGGGGTGCCATGATCGGCGGCTATATTCTCGGCATGGTGGAAATCCTGGTAGTTGCTTTTTTCCCTTCTACATACCGAGACTTTGTTGCTTTTGCGCTCCTGCTCGTACTGCTTATATTCCGGCCTTACGGCATACTCGGCAAACCACATCCCCAAAAGGTATAG
- a CDS encoding MarR family transcriptional regulator — MVITNYKNDMCTEEKVLMSVVRAAETFKRAISAIFRNYDLSFPQYNVLRVLDASKNGQSRITHVSQIMLVPGANMTGIAKRLEKNGFIIRKSDPRDERVTILEITQKGKVTLANIEKDRDKCQEKMLKGFSEKEKGELLSEVKKLIKNSLEIG, encoded by the coding sequence ATGGTAATTACTAACTACAAAAACGATATGTGCACTGAAGAAAAAGTCCTTATGTCTGTGGTGAGAGCGGCAGAAACCTTTAAGAGGGCTATATCTGCTATTTTCAGAAACTACGACCTTTCTTTTCCGCAATACAATGTCCTCAGGGTGTTGGATGCTTCAAAAAACGGCCAGAGCAGGATTACGCATGTGAGCCAAATTATGCTTGTCCCTGGCGCCAACATGACCGGCATTGCCAAGAGGCTTGAAAAGAATGGCTTTATTATAAGAAAATCAGATCCCAGAGATGAGCGTGTAACGATACTTGAAATTACACAAAAGGGAAAAGTTACCCTGGCAAATATAGAAAAAGATCGGGATAAATGTCAGGAAAAAATGCTAAAGGGTTTTTCTGAAAAAGAAAAGGGAGAACTTCTCTCTGAAGTTAAAAAACTGATCAAAAACAGTTTGGAGATTGGATAA
- a CDS encoding ABC transporter substrate-binding protein: protein MKKAFFFMALCMIVSVFLTSCSGDKGSTIRIGVIAELTGDMPAVGESCKKAAEMAAQELNDAGGLDIDGKKYKVELFIEDNAGKADQSASATQKLITQKKVHAIVGPNATRYAIPASEIAESSKVVLISPWSTNPKTTLDAKTSAPKKYVFRACFIDPFQGRVVAKFAMESLKAKKAAVLYDVASDYNKGIAEFFKETFEKSGGNVVAFETYTTNDKDFSGQLTKIRKASPDIIFLPNYYSEIPLQIQQAKRLGIEVPIVGSDSWGSQELLKLCGKDCEGCYFSTHYAADAATPVAAKFIEVFKAKYKVMPDDVAALTYDSFGLLWQAIKGANRIDRQAIRDALAGIPRYEGVTGNMQFKEGSGDPIKSAVILRIKDGKFVYFVSANP from the coding sequence ATGAAAAAGGCATTTTTCTTTATGGCTTTATGCATGATTGTATCTGTTTTTCTAACTTCCTGCAGCGGCGACAAGGGTTCTACCATCAGAATAGGCGTAATCGCTGAATTGACCGGCGATATGCCTGCGGTAGGCGAGTCGTGCAAGAAGGCGGCAGAAATGGCTGCCCAGGAATTGAATGATGCAGGCGGACTCGATATTGACGGGAAAAAATATAAAGTAGAACTTTTTATTGAAGATAATGCCGGCAAAGCCGACCAGTCTGCCTCTGCAACCCAGAAGCTGATTACACAGAAAAAGGTCCATGCTATAGTCGGTCCGAATGCAACCCGCTATGCCATCCCTGCGTCGGAGATTGCCGAGAGTTCAAAGGTTGTCCTTATAAGTCCATGGTCTACGAATCCTAAAACTACCCTTGATGCCAAAACAAGTGCCCCAAAAAAATATGTATTTCGGGCCTGCTTCATTGATCCTTTTCAGGGCCGGGTTGTTGCAAAGTTTGCCATGGAAAGTCTGAAGGCAAAAAAGGCTGCAGTGCTCTATGATGTGGCCTCTGATTACAATAAAGGCATTGCCGAGTTTTTTAAAGAGACCTTTGAAAAGAGCGGAGGTAATGTCGTAGCTTTTGAGACTTACACCACGAACGACAAGGATTTTTCAGGACAGTTGACAAAGATCAGGAAGGCTTCCCCTGATATAATATTTTTGCCCAATTATTACAGCGAGATACCTTTGCAGATTCAACAGGCAAAACGCCTTGGCATTGAAGTACCGATTGTTGGAAGCGATTCATGGGGCAGCCAGGAACTGCTTAAGCTATGCGGCAAGGATTGTGAGGGTTGTTATTTCAGCACCCATTATGCTGCCGATGCTGCAACCCCTGTAGCGGCAAAATTTATTGAAGTTTTTAAGGCAAAATATAAGGTTATGCCTGACGATGTAGCAGCACTTACATATGATTCCTTCGGGCTGCTCTGGCAGGCTATTAAAGGAGCCAACCGGATCGACCGGCAGGCAATTCGCGACGCATTAGCCGGAATACCCAGGTACGAGGGTGTAACAGGAAATATGCAGTTTAAGGAAGGATCGGGTGATCCCATAAAGAGCGCGGTAATCCTCCGGATTAAGGATGGAAAATTTGTTTATTTTGTGAGCGCAAACCCATAA
- a CDS encoding ABC transporter ATP-binding protein, which translates to MSESGIILEVKDLTITYGNIKAVDNISFHVYEGEIVTLIGANGAGKSSTLRAVSGMSPYKGSIYYNHLDLHNVPAHQIVAMGIAHVPEGRGIFGNLTIMENLKLATWQRKDKAEVSKDYNRIFTLFPQLYKRRKQPGGTLSGGEQQMLALSRAIMSRGSMMLLDEPSMGLAPFLVRNIFQVLAEINRAGVTILLVEQNALMALSIASRAYVLETGRITISGSGAELIGDPRVKEAYLGC; encoded by the coding sequence ATGAGCGAAAGTGGGATTATACTTGAGGTAAAAGACCTTACCATTACGTATGGAAATATCAAGGCTGTAGATAACATATCATTCCATGTATATGAAGGTGAAATTGTTACGCTCATCGGGGCAAACGGTGCAGGCAAGTCTTCCACGCTGCGTGCTGTTTCAGGCATGTCTCCTTACAAGGGCAGTATATATTACAATCATCTGGATCTGCACAACGTACCAGCCCATCAGATTGTGGCCATGGGCATTGCTCATGTACCGGAAGGCCGCGGCATTTTCGGAAACCTCACGATTATGGAAAATTTGAAGCTTGCTACATGGCAGCGCAAGGATAAAGCAGAAGTTTCAAAAGATTATAACCGCATCTTTACCCTTTTTCCCCAGCTTTATAAGAGAAGGAAACAGCCTGGAGGAACACTTTCTGGAGGCGAGCAGCAGATGCTTGCTTTATCCCGTGCAATTATGAGCAGAGGCAGTATGATGCTGTTGGATGAGCCTTCAATGGGTCTTGCTCCGTTCCTGGTACGTAATATCTTTCAAGTCCTTGCTGAGATAAACCGGGCAGGCGTCACGATCCTCCTTGTTGAACAGAATGCGCTTATGGCTCTATCCATTGCCTCGCGGGCTTATGTGCTTGAGACCGGAAGGATTACCATTTCCGGTTCAGGGGCTGAACTCATCGGCGATCCAAGAGTCAAGGAAGCCTATCTCGGATGCTGA
- a CDS encoding xanthine dehydrogenase family protein molybdopterin-binding subunit — MTGAYRFIGKATPRKDATDIVTGNTRFLNDIKVADLLYGKVLRSPYPHAIIANIDKTRALKLTGVKAVLTWEDTPDWKGGTPRSTRVLDRKVRFVGDAVALVAATSEEIAQEALSLIDVKYEVLPAVFEMEEALKPDAPQLYDEFPGNIVTPGVPFFGPKNLKEVVMGDVEKGFKDADVITEGTFGYENIPNPMPPESPGVIALWEDPDSVTLWVSNQASYMDKITLFHVFDRKVQVRTIGGPCGGSYGSKFMSWQVQAHAVLLSRATGKPVKVVFTKEEHLAAFTLRPGSRMQAKVGMKKDGTVTAISGRWLIDTGYYSMTTQSQVAVGCGEVQIMVRCPNWDLRPTIVCTNRNASGIVRGFGGQELKCALIPLVSLAMEKAGLDPLEFFKKNYVKPGDGYYWRDGIWYTYRGVDYTKTMDKGADVFGWKKKWKGWLKPTKVNGAKRTGIGVGVHGNADIGEDASEAYVRLHPNGTAILFSCITEHGTGQRTNFVKMVAEVLQLPMERVSVAPSDSLINPYEFGPAGSRGTYAIGSAVIAAAQDAKQKLFELISPRIGADPSDLDTIDGMIFIKDNPEKRIPWKAMSIDRTITGYGRFEPDYTLSNCMMTFVEVEVDTETGKVNLLRVVNATDAGQIIDPPGLEGQLNGCLGSGGIDSALFEETVIDYKTGHILNANMIEYKWRTFSELPIIDNVVLETPFPSHRFHAVGVGEIATSPGPSAVLMAVSNALGVWLHEYPVTPEKVLAALGKVTQKVKKPGTI; from the coding sequence ATGACCGGAGCATACCGGTTTATCGGCAAGGCTACTCCCCGCAAAGACGCAACCGATATTGTCACAGGCAATACGCGGTTTTTAAACGATATAAAAGTCGCGGATTTGCTCTATGGAAAGGTACTGAGAAGCCCTTACCCCCATGCCATAATTGCAAACATTGACAAAACGAGGGCGCTGAAACTGACTGGTGTAAAGGCAGTCCTTACCTGGGAAGATACCCCTGACTGGAAGGGCGGCACGCCGCGCAGCACGCGTGTTCTTGATCGTAAAGTCCGGTTTGTCGGTGATGCTGTGGCCCTTGTTGCTGCAACCAGCGAAGAAATAGCACAGGAAGCGCTCAGTCTGATAGATGTCAAATATGAAGTTTTACCTGCTGTTTTTGAAATGGAAGAGGCTCTTAAGCCTGATGCGCCCCAATTGTATGATGAGTTCCCCGGCAACATTGTAACCCCGGGTGTTCCCTTTTTCGGGCCAAAGAACCTGAAAGAAGTTGTTATGGGAGATGTAGAGAAAGGCTTCAAAGATGCTGACGTGATAACAGAAGGCACTTTCGGTTATGAGAACATACCCAACCCTATGCCACCTGAATCGCCAGGGGTTATAGCCCTGTGGGAAGATCCTGACAGTGTAACTCTGTGGGTATCAAATCAGGCGTCATACATGGACAAAATCACTCTTTTTCATGTCTTCGACAGAAAGGTGCAGGTGAGAACCATTGGCGGCCCTTGCGGCGGCAGTTACGGATCGAAATTCATGTCCTGGCAGGTACAGGCTCACGCCGTACTTCTCAGCAGGGCAACAGGTAAACCGGTAAAGGTCGTTTTTACCAAAGAAGAACACCTCGCAGCATTTACGCTTAGACCCGGATCGCGCATGCAAGCCAAAGTGGGCATGAAAAAGGATGGAACAGTCACAGCAATATCCGGCAGGTGGTTAATCGACACCGGTTACTATTCCATGACCACACAGTCACAGGTTGCTGTAGGCTGCGGCGAGGTGCAGATCATGGTACGTTGTCCTAACTGGGACTTAAGGCCCACCATTGTCTGCACAAACAGAAACGCCTCCGGTATTGTAAGGGGCTTCGGCGGCCAGGAGTTGAAATGTGCTCTTATACCGCTTGTAAGCCTTGCCATGGAAAAGGCAGGACTTGATCCCCTGGAATTTTTCAAAAAGAATTATGTTAAACCTGGTGACGGGTACTACTGGCGGGACGGTATCTGGTATACATATCGTGGCGTAGATTATACAAAGACAATGGATAAGGGTGCCGACGTATTCGGATGGAAAAAAAAGTGGAAGGGCTGGCTGAAGCCAACCAAAGTAAACGGTGCAAAAAGAACAGGCATAGGCGTTGGCGTACATGGAAACGCCGATATCGGAGAGGATGCATCGGAGGCATATGTGCGGTTGCACCCAAATGGAACTGCTATACTTTTTTCCTGTATAACAGAACACGGGACCGGACAGAGGACGAACTTTGTCAAGATGGTGGCTGAGGTACTGCAACTACCCATGGAACGGGTTTCCGTTGCACCTTCCGATTCGCTTATCAACCCCTATGAGTTCGGACCTGCAGGGTCACGGGGAACTTATGCCATTGGAAGCGCCGTCATAGCAGCAGCACAGGATGCAAAACAAAAGCTCTTTGAACTCATATCCCCCAGGATTGGCGCAGATCCATCCGACCTGGATACAATAGACGGAATGATCTTTATCAAGGACAATCCGGAAAAGCGGATACCCTGGAAAGCCATGAGCATAGACCGTACCATTACTGGCTATGGGCGTTTCGAACCGGATTATACACTGTCCAATTGTATGATGACATTTGTCGAGGTAGAGGTTGATACGGAAACAGGGAAAGTAAACCTGCTGCGTGTTGTAAACGCTACAGATGCCGGTCAGATCATAGACCCTCCGGGGCTCGAAGGCCAGCTTAACGGATGCCTCGGCTCAGGGGGCATTGACAGTGCCCTCTTTGAGGAAACCGTGATCGATTATAAAACAGGTCATATACTCAATGCCAACATGATTGAATACAAATGGCGGACCTTTTCCGAACTGCCAATAATAGACAACGTGGTGCTCGAAACACCTTTCCCCAGTCACCGTTTCCATGCAGTAGGGGTAGGGGAAATAGCCACATCTCCCGGCCCATCGGCAGTGCTGATGGCTGTATCCAATGCTTTAGGAGTATGGCTGCATGAATATCCGGTCACACCGGAGAAGGTGCTCGCTGCTCTGGGCAAGGTGACTCAAAAAGTCAAAAAACCGGGTACAATATGA
- a CDS encoding ParB/RepB/Spo0J family partition protein, whose product MLKKDPLGKGLSAILKDIEEKGVTRVVPISEIVAGKSQPRFEIKDDSIVELAASIREKGLLQPVILRKKGKGYEIIAGERRYRASIMAGLNEVPAVIKDVDDKEALEIALIENLQRVDLNAVEIAVVYDRFVEEFGYTHEDIAKKTGINRSSVTNFIRLLKLPEWTKKLIVEGKISQGHARVLITLNSENEQRRFVDKVLKEGVSVRELEREVKKKSVGKTSPFPYLEESLREMLGTKVDITYRKNKGKIIIEFYSQEDLERITEAISLS is encoded by the coding sequence ATGCTGAAAAAAGACCCGTTAGGAAAAGGTTTATCGGCCATACTCAAGGACATTGAAGAAAAAGGAGTAACAAGGGTTGTACCTATAAGCGAAATTGTTGCCGGCAAGTCCCAGCCACGATTTGAAATAAAGGACGATTCTATTGTCGAGCTTGCCGCATCTATCAGGGAAAAAGGGCTTCTCCAGCCTGTTATACTGAGAAAAAAAGGTAAGGGCTACGAGATCATTGCAGGGGAAAGAAGATACCGGGCATCTATTATGGCAGGGCTTAATGAGGTGCCTGCTGTTATAAAAGATGTTGACGATAAAGAGGCTCTTGAGATAGCCTTGATCGAAAATCTCCAGAGGGTGGACCTTAATGCTGTCGAAATTGCCGTGGTATACGACAGGTTTGTTGAAGAGTTCGGTTATACCCATGAAGATATTGCAAAGAAGACAGGTATCAACAGGAGCTCAGTCACCAATTTTATCAGGCTTCTCAAGCTCCCGGAATGGACAAAAAAGCTGATTGTTGAAGGGAAAATCTCTCAGGGCCATGCAAGGGTGCTGATTACACTTAACAGCGAAAACGAGCAGAGAAGATTCGTTGATAAGGTTTTAAAAGAAGGTGTTTCTGTAAGGGAACTTGAAAGGGAAGTTAAAAAGAAATCAGTCGGAAAGACATCTCCCTTCCCATACCTGGAAGAGTCTCTCAGAGAAATGCTGGGAACAAAAGTAGATATTACATACAGGAAAAACAAAGGTAAAATTATCATAGAGTTTTACTCACAGGAAGACCTCGAAAGGATTACAGAAGCAATATCACTCTCCTGA
- a CDS encoding ABC transporter ATP-binding protein, translated as MTILSAQGVTHNFGGLAAVSNFNLDLKAHELVGIIGPNGAGKTTVFNLITGVYSATEGSIIFEGTRIVGKQPNQVAALGIARTFQNIRLFKEMTVLDNVRTAYYARVKYNPVEALLHTGRFCREEEKIISRSMDLLAHLNLEANADELSKNLPYGLQRRLEIARALATEPKLLLLDEPAAGMNPNEVDRLMELIRRIKNDFNLTILLIEHQMHLVMNICERLIVLDFGETIAQGKPYDIQNNPLVLEAYLGKETQG; from the coding sequence ATGACCATCCTCAGTGCCCAAGGGGTAACTCACAATTTCGGCGGTCTGGCAGCAGTATCAAATTTCAACCTGGATCTGAAAGCACATGAGCTTGTCGGGATTATCGGACCGAACGGTGCAGGGAAAACTACGGTTTTTAATCTCATAACAGGTGTATACAGTGCAACAGAGGGAAGCATTATCTTTGAAGGCACTCGGATTGTTGGAAAACAGCCTAACCAGGTTGCTGCCCTCGGCATTGCGCGTACTTTTCAAAATATACGCCTTTTCAAGGAGATGACTGTCCTTGATAATGTGAGAACTGCATACTATGCGAGAGTAAAATACAACCCTGTTGAAGCGCTCCTTCATACAGGACGTTTCTGCAGGGAGGAGGAAAAGATAATATCCCGTTCCATGGACTTGCTTGCCCATCTGAACCTGGAAGCTAACGCCGATGAACTGTCAAAAAATCTTCCTTACGGGTTGCAACGGAGACTGGAAATTGCCAGAGCTCTTGCCACAGAACCGAAGCTTCTACTCCTTGATGAACCTGCCGCGGGTATGAATCCCAACGAAGTTGACCGGCTTATGGAGCTGATCCGAAGGATAAAGAATGATTTTAACCTTACCATACTGCTCATTGAGCATCAGATGCACCTTGTTATGAATATTTGTGAACGCCTTATAGTGCTTGATTTTGGTGAAACTATAGCCCAGGGCAAACCCTATGATATACAGAATAACCCTTTAGTACTTGAAGCATACCTGGGTAAGGAGACGCAGGGATGA
- a CDS encoding AAA family ATPase, with amino-acid sequence MGHMIISIANQKGGVGKTTTAVNLAASLAISERKTLIIDIDPQCNATTSFGITYSGLYAHLYHMLIGNKDIKEVIKKTAVPYLDIVPAHPDLIGAEVELLDAESREFILKNILEQLNNTYKYTIIDCPPSLGLLTINALVASDFVIIPLQCEYFALEGLAMLLRTITIIKRRLNPKLDTMGVLLTMFDKRNNLSFRVMDEVKSYFNDSVFKTVIPRNVKLSEAPSYGKPAILYDICSRGAESYLELASEILEKGA; translated from the coding sequence ATTGGACACATGATCATTTCTATTGCAAACCAGAAGGGAGGCGTCGGGAAAACAACGACAGCAGTAAATTTGGCAGCATCCCTTGCCATATCCGAAAGAAAAACTCTTATTATCGACATAGACCCTCAGTGCAATGCAACAACAAGTTTTGGTATTACATACAGCGGTCTTTATGCACATCTGTACCATATGCTTATCGGCAATAAAGATATAAAAGAGGTGATCAAGAAAACAGCGGTGCCCTATCTGGATATTGTTCCGGCACATCCTGATCTGATCGGTGCCGAGGTCGAGCTTCTCGATGCGGAAAGCAGAGAATTTATATTAAAGAATATCCTGGAACAGCTAAACAATACCTACAAGTACACCATTATAGATTGTCCACCCTCTCTTGGCCTGCTGACAATAAATGCGCTTGTGGCATCTGATTTTGTCATTATACCCTTGCAGTGTGAATACTTTGCACTTGAGGGACTAGCAATGCTTCTGAGAACAATAACTATTATTAAGAGGAGACTGAACCCGAAGCTGGATACCATGGGGGTGCTTCTTACAATGTTTGATAAGAGGAATAATCTTTCCTTCAGGGTTATGGATGAAGTAAAAAGTTACTTTAACGATAGTGTATTCAAAACGGTTATACCGAGAAATGTAAAACTGAGCGAGGCACCAAGTTACGGAAAACCTGCCATACTATATGATATATGTTCAAGGGGTGCGGAGAGTTATCTTGAACTTGCTTCGGAAATACTTGAAAAGGGGGCCTAA
- a CDS encoding xanthine dehydrogenase family protein subunit M, with protein MMRSFKHIIAGSTEEACTLLLNYNGKAVLNAGGTDLLLTLKGENLFEYPKAVIDIKTISGLDYIKEDDKTLKIGALTKLSRIAEHPLLQNSYRVLTEAARSVATPQIRNSATIGGNLCQDVRCWYYRYPRHIGGPILCLRKGKGSCLAVAGDNRYHAIMGGKKCFAVCPSDTAVALAALDAQILIVGTKGERRVPVTDFFSPLGNAIAQDEMVREIEIQKALLPTRQRFLKFTLRSPVDFAIVSVASIITAKEGICIDARIALGAVAPGPVRAKKAEEILKGQPNNKDIAVLAAEKALADARPLSRNAYKVEIAKTLVKRAISGE; from the coding sequence ATGATGAGATCTTTCAAACATATCATCGCAGGATCAACTGAAGAAGCATGCACACTTCTTTTAAATTATAACGGTAAGGCCGTACTTAATGCAGGCGGGACAGACCTGCTCCTCACCCTTAAAGGAGAAAATCTCTTCGAATACCCCAAAGCTGTTATTGATATCAAAACCATATCAGGCCTCGATTATATCAAAGAGGATGACAAAACGCTGAAAATAGGGGCATTAACAAAGCTTTCCCGTATTGCAGAACATCCCCTCCTTCAGAACAGTTATCGGGTTCTTACAGAGGCAGCCCGGTCTGTTGCCACGCCCCAGATACGCAATTCTGCCACAATAGGAGGAAACCTCTGTCAGGATGTGCGCTGCTGGTATTACCGATATCCGCGCCATATCGGAGGACCAATCCTCTGCCTGCGGAAAGGGAAGGGCTCCTGTCTTGCTGTTGCAGGCGACAACCGCTACCATGCAATCATGGGAGGAAAGAAATGCTTTGCTGTTTGCCCTTCCGATACCGCCGTAGCCCTCGCTGCCCTTGATGCACAGATACTCATTGTTGGAACAAAAGGAGAAAGGAGGGTTCCGGTTACGGACTTTTTCAGCCCTCTGGGGAATGCAATTGCGCAGGATGAAATGGTCAGAGAAATAGAGATTCAAAAAGCCTTATTACCGACTCGACAAAGATTCCTCAAATTTACTCTGAGAAGCCCTGTGGATTTTGCAATAGTCAGTGTTGCATCAATTATAACCGCTAAAGAAGGCATATGCATTGATGCGCGTATTGCCCTCGGGGCAGTTGCCCCCGGACCTGTTCGTGCAAAAAAGGCCGAAGAAATCCTCAAAGGGCAGCCCAATAATAAAGATATTGCTGTACTTGCAGCAGAAAAAGCCCTTGCAGATGCGCGACCGCTCAGCAGGAATGCATACAAGGTTGAAATTGCAAAAACCCTTGTAAAAAGGGCAATATCAGGAGAGTGA